From a region of the Macrobrachium nipponense isolate FS-2020 chromosome 3, ASM1510439v2, whole genome shotgun sequence genome:
- the LOC135222514 gene encoding uncharacterized protein LOC135222514, giving the protein MPKKQQTKREERLTAILEGFAGTSGHHRNQSQAKAVPAPHLSSVSLKEFGSWRHKYEGHAVLTRMSSLSIAEQRSALISVLDDDWTRTLRYGLSLDDGADLKTILDAMELHLRNQRNVIVDRRNFHTRVQELHETFNDFLCGIKEIASFCDFCETCMDSRLRDRIVVGTRDEEALKRMLEEKKLTLQMAIDICRASKNANASRAVIRGSEKYNVSRVSQYKQGQKVAHLKQQCFRCGGERHRHKMACKALNKDCKQCGKKGHFAVVCRSKGQPLSPQKKKTNNKSTFKPSKRNLYRVIGDVYSNCASSCPTPQICISTTHPKGSNSVMWTPDSGAETTVIGLENAKSLGIHESSLEPIIMGGLIAADRQPLTNMGTFEAFLTLGNRSTTTVVSVVKEVKGALLSWFDCVALGILPENFPAQIQHLTWSVSQPHIASRTRKVLEPQVTSNTQDVVQSASTSSLVSVPMALPRWPHSRDPTETERAEHAASIISAYPHVFDASATLREIQGGPMRIQLSADAHPFAVTAPRTIPHCWRSDIKAQLDDLLAKDIIGEVDYPTEWCHPMVPIAKKMGGVRLCVDLTRLNRYVRRPTYPVRSPHDAISSMDAGARWFTTLDAKMGYFQIKIADEDQDLTCFITPWGRYKFKQAVMGLISSGDEYNRRGDQALGDIPRTVKIVDDILVYDSSYRDHLAHVITLVQKCDKFGMTLNPDKIFFAQPNVEFCGYSINHEGYSVDSRKVRAIAEFPKPQNITDLRSFMGLTNQLGSFSSAIATAAQPLRDLLKPQNEWCWTPQHDVAFEKTKEALIAPPVLAHFDASLPTMLQTDASRLHGMGFVLLQQHGEAWKLIQCRYRFLTDAETRYAVIEVEMAAVLWAVRKCSVYLSGLPYFDLVVDY; this is encoded by the coding sequence ATGCCCAAGAAGCAGCAAACGAAAAGGGAAGAACGTTTAACTGCGATTCTAGAGGGTTTTGCTGGTACCTCAGGACATCATAGGAATCAGTCTCAGGCAAAGGCAGTTCCTGCACCACACTTGTCTTCTGTATCTCTTAAAGAGTTTGGTTCATGGCGTCACAAGTATGAGGGGCATGCAGTGTTGACaagaatgtcatctctctctATTGCTGAGCAGCGGTCAGCATTGATTTCCGTGCTAGACGATGATTGGACCCGCACTCTGAGATATGGTCTCTCACTGGATGATGGAGCAGACTTGAAGACTATATTGGATGCCATGGAGTTGCACTTACGCAACCAAAGGAATGTCATCGTGGACCGACGCAACTTTCATACAAGAGTCCAGGAGTTGCACGAGACCTTCAATGATTTTTTGTGCGGCATTAAAGAGATTGcttctttctgtgatttttgtGAAACCTGCATGGACAGCAGACTACGAGACAGGATCGTTGTTGGAACCAGAGATGAAGAGGCTTTGAAACGTATGTTAGAAGAAAAGAAGCTCACTTTGCAGATGGCTATTGATATTTGCAGAGCATCGAAAAATGCAAATGCCAGTCGTGCTGTTATTCGGGGCAGTGAAAAGTATAATGTTTCAAGAGTGTCTCAATACAAACAAGGTCAGAAGGTAGCCCATTTAAAGCAGCAGTGCTTTAGGTGCGGAGGTGAGCGCCATCGTCATAAGATGGCATGCAAGGCTCTAAACAAGGACTGCAAACAATGTGGTAAGAAAGGTCACTTTGCAGTGGTGTGCAGGTCAAAGGGACAGCCACTGTCTCCTcagaagaaaaaaactaataataaaagcaCGTTCAAGCCTTCAAAGCGGAATCTATATCGTGTCATTGGAGATGTTTACAGCAACTGTGCGTCATCATGTCCAACCCCTCAGATTTGCATCAGTACCACTCACCCCAAAGGATCAAATTCAGTTATGTGGACACCTGACTCTGGAGCGGAGACAACTGTGATAGGACTTGAGAACGCTAAATCTCTTGGAATTCATGAGAGTTCACTGGAGCCGATCATTATGGGTGGTCTTATTGCAGCAGATCGTCAACCTCTCACTAACATGGGTACTTTTGAGGCTTTTTTAACTTTGGGGAATCGTAGTACAACAACAGTTGTGTCAGTCGTCAAGGAAGTGAAAGGTGCACTTCTGAGCTGGTTTGATTGTGTAGCACTGGGAATATTACCAGAAAACTTTCCAGCGCAAATACAGCATCTTACATGGTCAGTGTCACAACCACATATAGCATCGAGAACCAGGAAGGTTTTGGAGCCACAAGTGACTTCTAACACACAGGATGTTGTGCAGTCTGCAAGTACCAGCAGTTTGGTGTCTGTACCAATGGCATTGCCAAGATGGCCACACAGCAGAGACCCTACAGAAACAGAGCGTGCAGAACATGCAGCTTCCATCATTTCTGCTTATCCTCATGTATTTGATGCTTCAGCTACTCTAAGGGAAATACAGGGAGGTCCTATGAGGATTCAGCTGTCAGCAGATGCACATCCTTTTGCAGTGACCGCACCACGCACCATTCCGCATTGTTGGAGATCGGATATTAAAGCTCAGCTAGATGACTTGCTTGCTAAGGATATCATTGGTGAGGTTGATTACCCCACCGAATGGTGTCATCCGATGGTCCCTATTGCAAAGAAGATGGGTGGTGTGCGGTTGTGTGTGGACCTTACAAGACTTAACCGCTATGTGCGCAGACCTACATATCCAGTTCGATCCCCTCATGATGCTATATCATCAATGGATGCTGGAGCCAGGTGGTTCACTACTTTGGATGCGAAGATGGGATACTTCCAAATCAAAATTGCTGACGAAGATCAGGATCTTACTTGCTTCATCACACCTTGGGGACGTTACAAATTCAAACAAGCCGTAATGGGGCTTATATCGTCTGGAGATGAGTATAATCGTCGAGGAGATCAAGCTTTGGGAGATATTCCACGTACTGTCAaaattgttgatgatattttggtGTATGATTCTAGTTACCGTGACCACTTAGCCCATGTGATCACACTTGTGCAAAAATGTGACAAATTTGGAATGACCTTAAATCCTGACAAAATTTTCTTTGCTCAACCTAATGTTGAATTTTGTGGTTACAGTATAAATCATGAAGGTTATAGTGTGGATTCTCGGAAGGTGAGAGCTATAGCTGAATTTCCAAAGCCACAAAATATCACTGATCTCAGGTCATTCATGGGTTTAACCAATCAGCTTGGGAGCTTTTCTTCTGCGATTGCAACTGCTGCACAGCCACTCAGGGACCTGCTTAAACCTCAGAATGAGTGGTGCTGGACCCCTCAGCATGACGTGGCTTTCGAGAAAACTAAAGAAGCACTCATAGCTCCTCCTGTTTTAGCTCATTTTGATGCATCTTTACCTACTATGCTTCAAACTGACGCATCAAGGTTGCATGGTATGGGGTTTGTTTTGCTGCAACAACATGGAGAGGCTTGGAAGCTCATCCAGTGTAGATACAGGTTTTTAACGGATGCGGAAACTAGGTATGCCGTAATTGAGGTTGAGATGGCTGCTGTACTTTGGGCAGTCAGGAAATGCAGTGTTTACTTGTCTGGTTTGCCTTATTTTGACCTGGTAGTAGACTATTGA
- the LOC135222512 gene encoding KRAB-A domain-containing protein 2-like, with protein MICLRALQTKTAEEVAFHLVDIFCDKGAPHILQSDNGREFSNKVIKEVLAMWPECKLVHGKPRYSQSQGSVERANRDVEAILACWMKDNNTTQWSNGLRFVQWQKNTRFHSGIGRTPYEAMYGERAHLGISAVKIPEEIMEGMETEEQLAEALCLVNEEDQNVEQGRSAESCAINCNSCGQNIPCHLSGQCCSTVNDNVDDPVLCCLCNRNRSIQAERRESKIQQEKQAKKMKDKSVQCFKPALAGDTVMVPIPLVDRGRAEFANAKAIITETMDGGTYKLGQNTWFT; from the coding sequence ATGATATGCCTTCGAGCCCTACAGACTAAGACTGCCGAGGAGGTAGCTTTTCACCTGGTTGATATTTTCTGTGATAAAGGAGCCCCTCATATTCTTCAATCTGACAATGGGAGAGAATTTTCAAATAAGGTAATTAAGGAAGTTCTGGCTATGTGGCCAGAATGTAAGCTAGTTCATGGGAAACCAAGATATTCTCAATCACAGGGTTCCGTGGAACGAGCAAACAGAGATGTTGAAGCAATACTCGCTTGCTGGATGAAAGATAACAACACTACACAATGGTCAAATGGACTGCGCTttgttcagtggcagaaaaacaCGCGCTTCCATTCTGGAATTGGCAGGACACCTTATGAAGCCATGTACGGAGAAAGGGCTCATCTTGGTATTTCTGCTGTCAAAATACCAGAAGAAATAATGGAAGGCATGGAGACAGAGGAGCAGCTTGCAGAAGCACTTTGTTTAGTTAATGAAGAAGATCAAAATGTAGAACAGGGGAGAAGTGCTGAAAGTTGTGCCATAAATTGCAACTCGTGTGGTCAAAACATTCCATGTCATCTTTCTGGTCAGTGTTGTTCAACTGTAAATGACAATGTTGATGATCCTGTGCTCTGTTGCCTATGCAATAGAAATCGTAGCATTCAGGCTGAACGAAGGGAATCGaaaatacaacaagagaagcaagctaaaaaaatgaaggataaaTCAGTACAGTGTTTCAAGCCAGCCCTTGCAGGGGACACTGTCATGGTTCCTATTCCACTTGTTGACCGTGGACGAGCGGAGTTTGCGAATGCAAAGGCAATTATAACTGAGACAATGGATGGCGGAACTTACAAACTAGGGCAAAACACATGGTTTACTTAA